Within the Glycine max cultivar Williams 82 chromosome 12, Glycine_max_v4.0, whole genome shotgun sequence genome, the region CGGAAAAGCTTGTAGATATGGATGACTAAGTATCAATTATTCTTAGCAATATGGACCTTGTCTTTGTGGTACTCATACTAGctcaacttttaatttttgtacctATTGTCTAAGTAAGTACATGctaatatattctaatttcaGGTAGGAGCAATAAAAATACTTTCTATCTTAATTCCTTAACTAAGCATTAGTTTGCAAGACCCTTTTcattttccctaaaaaaactGTTGTCAAAACTTGGATATATACAAAATGCTACCTCAgctaattgtttatttaacATGCACTAGTCAagatattttctatttcttacaTCATCGTGTTTCCTGATTGCAGTTTCGGGGTACCTCTAAGTGTTGCTTATTGTATTACAAGGATTACTGGTGCCCTTGAGAGAAAGTGGAAGATTTTGTGATTTAACACCACCTTCAGTTCATGCATGAGAGACGATTTAGTAATACTAGTTTCGTAGTCAATTTATGTAATACAAGGGATAGGGCCTTGCCTAGTAGTGATctaggaaataatttttttgaggcATTGATGTCCTGGATCCAGAGCGATGTTTCAATGTAATActtgaataaaatataactagtatattattttgttaaaggATGTTTATAGAAGCCAAATCTAAATGTTGCTTATATTGCGCTGAGATACGCTGCTTGGGAGATACTATTTTTTCCTGGTTCAAAGCATTATTTCGTTTTAGAGTAAATTTTGATGGTGGAACTTGCTCATGCGTAGGGTGAGTTTGGAAATTCATTTCACCAACTTTGAAcaacaaataaagaaatttatttgtttgactATTAGTTTAACTTGTTAGAAGGAGTATAATGGGTAAACAATTAGGGTtgctaaaaataattgttatgcaAGGGAAAAGGTTGGTGATCCAGGATTTCAAGACTAGTGATCCTTATGTTGTGCTCAAGCTAGGGAATCAGGTAAATAAGACttatttatatgttaatttcatttttggCTTGTTTCTATTAACAATAACATTAACATTATGTAGCATATTTTAACCTTGAAATGTTATTAAATTGTACCATACTACAAAGACCAAGGTAATTAATAGCTGCTTGAATCCTGTTTGGAATGAAGAGCTAAATTTCACTTTGACAGAACCCTTGGGAGTTTTGAATTTGGTGAGCTCCATGATATTTAGTATGccgcttcattcttgttttCTTCAATCTTGGTTAATCTTGTCCCTCACTCAAGTATTCTAAGTTCCATAAAGGAaaccaattataaaaatatgagcACTAAAACCATGTTTCTAAAGTATggactaaaatcaattttgacaaaaaaaattgtgggacttaaaacatattttacccatTCTAAAATCTTGAATACTAGGTACTGTTTATTAGATCTTATGTTGTATAACTAAGatgttgtttatatatatatatatatatatatatatatatatatatatatatatatatatatatatatatatatatatatatatatatatatatatatatatatatagagagagagagagatagagagagagagagaggaagtgTTTGATAAAGATCTTTTGAAGGTTGATGACAAGATGGGGAATACTTTCCTGAACCTTCAACCAATAGTCTCTGTAGCCAGATTAAGAGACATCTTAAGAGTGTCCTCTATTGAGACGACATTAAGGAAGGTCATACCTGATGGTGAAAACTATCTTGTCCGTGAAAGAAATACCAACTGTGTGAATGGTGAGGTGGTGCAGAATGTTTGGTTAAGGCTTCGAGGAGTTAAGTATGGGGAACTAGAATTGACCATCAAGTTGGTCACACATGTTGCTCCTGCAATACAATGCAACAATTGCATGTGTCATAAGTGTAGATCTCTAATTAACATTTTATGTCTAGTTAATCGGGGTTTCTGGCAAATCTGTACGATCTCCTCTACAGCTAGTGACCAAGTTTCCTAATCATCCTGAAATTGGTACCCTGCATGATAATTTTGTGTGAGCATCACTCCTTTTTCTATGAAGAATTTAGCTTTGAACTTCATAAGATTGACAAACAATCTCTATCAACATTTTTCATCCTTTCCAAACCCACCTTCATCCCCCCTTGCCTCTATTGGCTTCAATGGTAGATAACAATGTCAACCTTCCACCCAGGTTTCAGGCCGATGGCCGAGAAGTGTATTTGGGATTGATATATCCGTGCTTTCTAGGCTCAAGAATTTAGCTTTGAACTTCATAAGATTGACAAACAATCTCTATCAACATTTTTCATCCTTTCCAAACCCACCTTCATCCCCCCTTGCCTCTATTGGCTTCAATGGTAGATAACAATGTCAACCTTCCACCCAGGTTTCAGGCCGATGGCCGAGAAGTGTATTTGGGATTGATATATCTGTGCTTTCTAGGCTCAAGAATGCTAGGAAGTACTGCATTTCCATGTCTCACTAGTGGGTCATCATGGCTTAGAACTGAGGACTGCCTAGTTATTGCATACATTATACCGGATCTTCTCAAAGGTAATTATATAACTTACTTGCTATGTTTTCAAACTTAAAGTTGATATTCtatatattctatatttatactatatatatatatatataaaatatgtaggAACCTACTTGGGAAAGATCTTGCCTAAACGAATACAAATGAGCTTGAGAATCAACTGGAGGCATCACTGAGGAATATTAGGTCAACAAAGGTAAG harbors:
- the LOC100802784 gene encoding protein C2-DOMAIN ABA-RELATED 11 → MGKQLGLLKIIVMQGKRLVIQDFKTSDPYVVLKLGNQTTKTKVINSCLNPVWNEELNFTLTEPLGVLNLEVFDKDLLKVDDKMGNTFLNLQPIVSVARLRDILRVSSIETTLRKVIPDGENYLVRERNTNCVNGEVVQNVWLRLRGVKYGELELTIKLVTHVAPAIQCNNCMCHKCRSLINILCLVNRGFWQICTISSTASDQVS